The following are encoded in a window of Alosa sapidissima isolate fAloSap1 chromosome 10, fAloSap1.pri, whole genome shotgun sequence genomic DNA:
- the gpr20 gene encoding G-protein coupled receptor 20: protein MELSSTERPSSTNVTTTLCPMVTTNVSKITREPYLNRLAHLDEGLYNDFYSLWIALLVINSLIFVVGMVLNTLALYVFCFRTKPKTTSVIYTINLAITDLLVNLSLPTRIILYYSGGKCINCSYVHIFSYFVNMYCSILFLTSICVDRYLAIVQVEASRKWRSPSVAKVVCVCIWLFAVVVTYSFLTCCLTCLFALTVFEFFLPLVIIAVFTVRIVCALASPGLMQQSRERRRRAVQLLTSVLIIFTLCFTPFHMRQVLLYFNPEMPHHTVAYHVTVTLSSLNSCLDPVVYCFVTNNFQSTMKGFFRKAEAEQTSGDIVSMQKSSKGTVTAIAHSMMLMNLATAQEEQVPA from the coding sequence ATGGAGTTGTCCTCGACTGAGAGGCCTTCGTCCACAAACGTCACTACAACCCTGTGTCCCATGGTCACCACtaacgtttccaaaatcacCAGAGAACCCTACTTGAATCGCCTGGCCCACCTTGATGAAGGACTCTACAATGACTTCTACAGTCTATGGATTGCACTGTTGGTCATCAACAGCCTTATCTTCGTGGTGGGAATGGTCCTCAACACGCTTGCCCTTTATGTCTTCTGTTTTCGGACCAAGCCCAAGACCACCTCCGTCATCTACACCATCAACCTGGCGATCACTGACCTTCTGGTCAACCTGTCTTTGCCCACACGCATCATACTGTACTACAGTGGTGGAAAATGCATCAACTGCTCTTATGTGCACATCTTCAGTTACTTTGTCAATATGTACTGTagcatcctcttcctcaccaGTATCTGTGTGGACCGATACCTGGCCATCGTACAGGTGGAGGCCTCGCGGAAATGGCGCAGTCCCAGCGTGGCGAAGGTGGTCTGCGTCTGCATCTGGCTGTTCGCTGTGGTGGTCACCTACTCTTTCCTGACCTGCTGTCTGACGTGCCTCTTCGCCCTGACCGTGTTCGAGTTCTTCCTGCCACTGGTGATCATTGCGGTCTTCACAGTGCGGATCGTGTGCGCACTGGCCAGTCCTGGCCTGATGCAGCAGAGTCGTGAGCGGAGGCGGCGGGCGGTGCAGCTGCTCACCAGCGTGCTCATCATCTTCACTCTCTGCTTCACCCCCTTCCACATGCGGCAGGTGCTGCTCTACTTTAACCCTGAGATGCCGCACCATACCGTGGCGTACCACGTCACCGTAACCCTAAGCAGCCTCAACAGCTGTCTGGACCCTGTGGTGTACTGCTTTGTTACCAACAACTTCCAATCCACCATGAAGGGCTTCTTCCGCAAGGCAGAGGCTGAGCAGACCAGTGGGGACATTGTCAGCATGCAAAAGAGCTCCAAGGGAACAGTGACTGCCATTGCTCACAGCATGATGCTGATGAACTTGGCAACAGCCCAGGAAGAGCAGGTCCCTGCATAA